From a region of the Pongo abelii isolate AG06213 chromosome 9, NHGRI_mPonAbe1-v2.0_pri, whole genome shotgun sequence genome:
- the LOC100449787 gene encoding LOW QUALITY PROTEIN: olfactory receptor 8G50-like (The sequence of the model RefSeq protein was modified relative to this genomic sequence to represent the inferred CDS: inserted 1 base in 1 codon; substituted 1 base at 1 genomic stop codon) has protein sequence MVKGNHSTVTEFDLTGLTDKPELQLPLFLLFLGIYVVTVVGSLSMITLIGLSSHLHTPMYHFLSSLSFIDLCQSSNITPKMLVNFVSERNVISYPACMTQLYFFLVLVMSECHMLAAMAYDHYVAICNPLLYHVAMSYQVCSWMVVGVYFMGFIGATAHTVCTLRVLFCKAVVIKHYFCDLFPLLELYYSSTSINEIVXLCFSAFNILFPSLTILSSCIFIIASILRICSTEGRSKAFSTCSSHISAVSVFFGSAAFIYLXPSSLSSMDQGKVSSVFYAIVVPMLNPLIYSLRNKDVKVALNKFLEKRSFL, from the exons ATGGTAAAAGGAAACCATTCCACAGTGACTGAATTTGATCTCACTGGGCTAACAGACAAACCAGAGCTCCAGCtgcctcttttcctcctcttcctgggaATCTATGTGGTCACAGTGGTGGGCAGCCTGAGCATGATCACTCTAATTGGGCTCAGTTCTCATCTGCACACCCCCATGTACCATTTCCTCAGCAGTCTGTCCTTTATTGATCTCTGCCAGTCCTCCAACATTACCCCAAAAATGCTAGTGAATTTTGTGTCAGAGAGGAATGTTATCTCCTACCCAGCATGCATGACTCAGCTCTACTTCTTCCTTGTTCTTGTCATGTCTGAATGTCACATGTTGGCTGCAATGGCTTATGACCACTACGTTGCCATATGTAATCCACTGCTTTACCATGTCGCCATGTCTTATCAGGTCTGCTCCTGGATGGTAGTTGGGGTGTATTTTATGGGCTTTATTGGTGCTACAGCTCACACAGTCTGCACGCTAAGAGTGCTTTTCTGTAAGGCTGTTGTAATCAAGCATTACTTCTGTGATCTTTTCCCACTACTGGAGCTTTACTACTCCAGTACTTCTATCAATGAAATAG GTTTGTGCTTCAGTGCATTTAATATCCTTTTCCCCAGCCTCACCATCCTTAGCTCTTGCATCTTCATCATTGCCAGCATCCTCCGCATTTGCTCCACTGAGGGCAGGTCCAAAGCCTTCAGCACTTGCAGCTCCCACATCTCggctgtttctgttttctttgggtCTGCAGCATTCATTTACCTGTAGCCTTCATCTCTCAGCTCCATGGACCAGGGGAAAGTGTCTTCTGTGTTTTATGCTATTGTTGTGCCCATGCTGAACCCCCTGATCTACAGCCTGAGGAATAAAGATGTCAAAGTTGCCTTAAATAAGTTTCTTGAAAAAAGAAGTTTCCTGTGA
- the LOC100450519 gene encoding putative olfactory receptor 8G2, producing the protein MVFLSSAETDQRKMSAENHSSVTEFILAGLSEQPELQLPLFLLFLGIYVVTVVGNLGMITLIGLNSHLHTPRYCFLSSLSFIDLCHSTVITPKMLVNFVTEKNIISYPECMTQLYFFLIFAIAECHMLAVMAYDRYVAICSPLLYNVIMSYHLCIWLTVGVYILGILGSTIHTSFMLRLFLCKTNVINHYFCDLFPLLGPSCSSTYINEFLVLALSAFNILTPALTILASYIFIIASILRIRSTEGRSKAFSTCSSHISAVAVFFGSAAFMYLQPSSVSSMDQGRVSSVFYTTVVPMLNPLIYSLRNKDVKFALKKTLDRKACS; encoded by the coding sequence AtggtttttctttcctctgcagAAACTGACCAAAGGAAAATGTCAGCAGAAAACCATTCCTCAGTGACTGAGTTCATTCTGGCTGGGCTCTCAGAACAGCCAGAGCTCCAGCTGcccctcttcctcctgttctTAGGAATTTATGTGGTCACAGTGGTGGGCAACCTGGGCATGATCACACTGATTGGGCTCAATTCGCACCTGCACACCCCCAGGTACTGTTTCCTCAGTAGTCTGTCCTTCATTGATCTCTGCCATTCCACTGTCATTACCCCCAAAATGCTGGTGAACTTTGTGACAGAGAAGAACATCATCTCCTACCCTGAATGCATGACTCAGCTctacttcttcctcatttttgctATTGCAGAGTGTCACATGTTGGCTGTAATGGCATATGACCGCTATGTTGCCATCTGCAGCCCCTTGCTGTACAATGTCATCATGTCCTATCACCTCTGCATCTGGCTGACAGTGGGAGTTTACATTTTAGGCATCCTTGGATCTACAATTCACACCAGTTTTATGTTGAGACTCTTTTTGTGCAAGACTAATGTGATTAACCATTATTTTTGTGATCTCTTCCCTCTCTTGGGGCCGTCCTGCTCCAGCACCTACATCAATGAATTCCTGGTTCTGGCCTTGAGTGCATTTAACATCCTGACCCCTGCCTTAACCATCCTTGCTTCTTACATATTTATCATTGCCAGTATCCTCCGCATTCGCTCCACTGAGGGCAGGTCCAAAGCCTTTAGCACTTGCAGCTCCCACATCTCGGCTGTTGCTGTCTTCTTTGGATCTGCAGCATTCATGTACCTGCAGCCATCATCTGTCAGCTCCATGGACCAGGGGAGAGTGTCCTCTGTGTTTTACACTACTGTTGTGCCCATGCTGAACCCCCTGATCTATAGCCTAAGAAATAAGGATGTCAAATTTGCCCTGAAGAAAACTCTGGACAGAAAAGCATGTTCATGA
- the LOC100450147 gene encoding putative olfactory receptor 8G3 — protein sequence MDPGNHSSVTEFILAGLSEQPELQLPLFLLFLGIYVVTVAGNLSMITLIGLSSHLHTPMYCFLSSLSFIDLCHSTVITPKMLVNFVTEKDIISYPECMTQLYFFSIFAIAECHMLAVMAYDRYVAICSPLLYNVIMSYHLCIWLTVGVYILGILGSTIHTSFMLRPFLCKTNVINHYFCDLFRLLGPSCSSTYINEFLVLALSAFNILTPALTILASYVFIIASILRIRSTEGRSKAFSTCSSHISAVAVFFGSAAFMYLQPSSLSFMDQGKVSSVFYTTVVPMLNPLIYSLRNKDVKLAVKKILHQTAC from the coding sequence ATGGACCCTGGAAACCATTCCTCAGTGACTGAGTTCATTCTGGCTGGGCTCTCAGAACAGCCAGAGCTCCAGCTGcccctcttcctcctgttctTAGGAATCTATGTGGTCACAGTGGCGGGCAACCTGAGCATGATCACACTGATTGGGCTCAGTTCGCACCTGCACACCCCCATGTACTGTTTCCTCAGCAGTCTGTCCTTTATTGATCTCTGCCATTCCACTGTCATTACCCCCAAAATGCTGGTGAACTTTGTGACAGAGAAGGACATCATCTCCTACCCTGAATGCATGACTCAGCTCTACTTCTTCAGTATTTTTGCTATTGCAGAGTGTCACATGTTGGCTGTAATGGCATATGACCGCTATGTTGCCATCTGCAGCCCCTTGCTGTACAATGTCATCATGTCCTATCACCTCTGCATCTGGCTGACAGTGGGAGTTTACATTTTAGGCATCCTTGGATCTACAATTCACACCAGTTTTATGTTGAGACCCTTTTTGTGCAAGACTAATGTGATTAACCATTATTTTTGTGATCTCTTCCGTCTCTTGGGGCCCTCCTGCTCCAGCACCTACATCAATGAATTCCTGGTTCTGGCCTTGAGTGCATTTAACATCCTGACCCCTGCCTTAACCATCCTTGCTTCTTACGTATTTATCATTGCCAGCATCCTCCGCATTCGCTCCACTGAGGGCAGGTCCAAAGCCTTTAGCACTTGCAGCTCCCACATCTCGGCTGTTGCTGTCTTCTTTGGATCTGCAGCATTCATGTACCTGCAGCCATCATCTCTCAGCTTCATGGACCAGGGGAAAGTGTCCTCTGTGTTTTATACTACTGTTGTGCCCATGCTGAACCCCCTGATCTACAGTCTGAGGAATAAAGATGTCAAACTTGCCGTGAAGAAAATTCTGCATCAGACAGCATGTTAA